A genomic region of Metopolophium dirhodum isolate CAU chromosome 1, ASM1992520v1, whole genome shotgun sequence contains the following coding sequences:
- the LOC132933631 gene encoding cilia- and flagella-associated protein 20-like: MFQTKVPLISVYNSIGSRPLDNWAVHQCKEGEIQYVQDDLLNSYVLQIKSPNVNYTCCINCPVNPKGSLGVRLPFVTLLVKNLGRFFMFEITILDSENIRRRLRVSNYHTIKKLSTFVTTLPISMGEGWNQLNLNLAEITIDSFKTTYVETVSVQVHANCRLRRIYFSDQQYKEDQLPIAYMMYGSKDVQEKPKSLLRKNSAVVDKYSAGDKL; encoded by the exons ATGTTTCAGACTAAAGTGCCGTTAATCAGCGTGTACAATAGCATCGGCAGCCGCCCGCTGGATAATTGGGCTGTTCATCAG TGCAAAGAAGGAGAAATCCAATATGTCCAAGACGATCTGCTAAACTCCTACGTGCTCCAGATCAAGTCACCAAACGTGAACTATACCTGTTGTATAAACTGTCCAGTGAATCCCAAAGGTTCACTCGGTGTTCGGCTGCCGTTCGTGACGTTGTTGGTGAAAAACCTAGGACGATTTTTTATGTTCGAAATCACG ATTTTGGACAGCGAAAATATTCGCCGGCGTTTACGTGTGAGCAACTACCATACGATCAAAAAGCTGAGCACGTTCGTGACCACGTTGCCGATTTCCATGGGTGAGGGTTGGAATCAACTGAACTTGAATTTGGCCGAGATCACAATTGACTCTTTCAAAACGACCTATGTGGAGACGGTCAGCGTCCAGGTGCACGCCAACTGCCGGTTGAGGAGAATATACTTCAGTGACCAGCAGTACAAGGAAGATCAGCTACCTATCGCGTACATGATGTACGGGTCCAAGGATGTGCAAGAGAAACCAAAGAGCTTGCTGAGAAAAAATTCGGCGGTCGTCGACAAATATTCGGCGGGCGACAAGTTGTAG